Genomic window (Desulforapulum autotrophicum HRM2):
GACCACACCAGGCAACCATAATGACACCTATGTCGAAGAGTACCTCAGGTATTTTTTTACACAATATGGTCAAGGGTGCGACCCGATGGCATGCGGCAGAAAAGATGAGAATCATATTGGCGGGTTGAGTCTCATGCTGCCGATTGCCATTGTGTTTGCCCGGGATATGGCCTATGCTGAACAAATCGCTCTAGGGCATCTGGGGTTGACCCATGGTGGGCCTGCCATGGAAAATGGCGGGAAAATGATGGCCCACATCATTCTGGATCTGCTCCAGGGAAGAGAACTTGGGCGTGCCGTGTTTGATCATTACCAGAATGAAACCGGCAGGGAAATCAAACCGGCACTTCAATCCTTGTTTGACTTTCCCGACCAGATCGTGGTGGGAAGGCATTTTTCTTCCGCCTGCTACATGGACCAGTCGATCCCGGCAACCCTTTATCTGGCCCTGAAATATTGCCAGGATCCAGAACAGGCGCTCATCGCCAACACCATGTGCGGGGGCGACAATGCCGGCAGAGGATCTGTCCTCGGTGCAATTCTGGGGGCAGCCAATGGGTTTACGTGCTGGCCGAACAGATGGATCACCGGGTTGCGCCATCCACCGGCGATTGTCTCTCTCAATCCGCCCGGATGAATCTGAACAGGGTCCATCCACGGCCAAAGCGCCGTTGAAAAAAATGGTATGAAACAACATGCCAAAGAAAAACCGTGGATCAAACGACATACCAAAGAGGAGATAAAAATGACACTGAAAGATTATTTTGAAAAAACAGCTGGAACAGGGGTACTATCAACAGCAGACAGCAAGGGCAATATCAACACAGCCGTTTATTCCCGGCCCCATTTCACAGAAGACGACAAACTGGCCTTTATCATGCGGGACCGCCTGTCCCACCGCAACCTTGGGTCCAACCCCCATGCTGCATATCTTTTCATGGAAGAAGGTCCGGGTTATAAGGGAAAGCGGCTTTATCTGCGCATGGTCAGGGAAGAGAAAAACGCGGACCAAATTGAAGCCCTCCAGCGCAGAAAATATGCAAAGGAAGTGAACGAAGACAGGTTCCTCGTTTTTTTCGAACTCGTCAAAGAACGTCCCCTTGTGGGGGATGACAACGACGGCCAGTAACCTGGACAGAGACGGTGAAAAAAATGGAAAAGGATCCTTTTTCAACGGATGATCTCGGTGGCCTGTTTGTGCTGAACGAACAAAATGATCCGGTAAAAGTATCGGACTTCTGGCGGGAAAGAACCGCTGTCTTGGTCTTTGTTCGGCATTTTGGCTGAGTGTTCTGCCGTCAGCAGGTGGCTGAACTGGCAACACAGGCGAACCGGTTTAAAGACAAAGGTGCCGCTCTTGTGGTCATTGGTTCGGGTGATCCCCGTTATTTTAAACAATTCCGGGAAATCACCGGTTATGGGGGCCAGCTGTTTTCAGACCCCTCCCTGGAGGCCTTTTCCGTTTTAAATTTTTCCAGCAGCATTACCGGATTTATGAGCATCAATTCAATGTTCAAAGCAGTGTCTGCCCTGGCAAACGGTCACCGTCAGGGGTCGGTTCAGGGCAGCACCATGCAGCTGGGAGGTGCTGTGGTGATAACCCCTTCAGGCATTGTCCGGTATTATTTTGCAGGTAAAAAAGCAGGCGATCATCCGCCTGTTGACGGTTTAATCCGGGCGATTGACAGTTAAATCATGTTCAGGTCTGCCATGAGTTTCCGAATGGCCACTTCCTTGGCCTTGGCCTCCACTTCAACGGTAATATCCATTGAAAGCCACAGGGGTGGCAGGTCATTGATGTCAATGAAATCATGGTGTTTCCTCGTATCCGAGGCGTTCCAGCCGTCCCTGGGCGATGAAATATGGAACAGGGGCTCTCGATTCCAGGTGCTAAGGCAGCGTTCTGTTGCCTCTTCGATGGAAAGATCGTCACTAAGACATCGATGGTGGTGGACATCGTAGACCAGGGGAATGTTCATTTCCCGGCACATGGGCAGAAGATCCCGGGGGGAATAGCTTCTGTCGTCATTTTCAAGGGTCAGCCGCTGCCTGACCGGGTCGGAAAGGGTTTCAATGGTATGCACCAGCCGCTGGACTGCAGATGGTTTATCGCCGTAGACCCCGCCGGCATGGATATTGATGACATCGGCATTCACCCATTGGGCGACCTGGGCCTGGTATTCAAGATCTGCAATGGAGCGTTTGACCACATCCGGGTTTGGAGAAGAAAGAATGATAAACTGGTCCGGGTGAAATGTGGTTCTGATATCATTTTTCAGGCTGAACTCACCGCAGGCCTTGAATGCCTGAACGATATCGTCTGAACCGGGCAGATCAAGGATATCATATCCCACATCCGGGTGTGTTTTCAGCGGCAGAATCTGGCTGTTGATTCGGAAACCGCCGATCCTGTTCCGGTGACAGAACTCGAGTGCCTTTAACAGATTTTCAGCATTGATCAGGCAGATTTCAGACAGGCGCTGCTTCTGTTCTCGATCTGAGCTTTTTGAAAGGTATGTCGCCGTTGTCCGCCGGAATTTGATGGGTTGCTCTTTGAATATGCAGCACAGGCCGAATCTTATCATCTTAAGGGTCCTTGGATTTTTATCAATCCTGTCGGGATTAAACAATGTCGCCATCATGACTATAGCTGTTTTTGATTTAATGTTGAAGTATTATAAATCATGGCCATTTTATAGAAGTACTGCTGAAAAGGTTAACACCCATAAAAAACAAAATCTTATCCAAGGCAGGCCAATGATCATACTCAAAGAATCCATCCATGTAAACAGGCCCATTGAATCTGTTTTCCAATACACCAGTGATTTTGCGAACATCCAGGAGTGGGACCCGGGGGTGATATCCTCGGTAAACCCGAACCCCGGCGATCCCCAGGTCGGATCGGTCTATGATCTGGTCCTTAAATTTGGACCGTTCCGTCCTAAAATGGTGTATGGGGTCACAGCACTTGATCCCCAGGCCAGGGTGGTTTTAAACGGCAAGGGAGATAACTTTAACGCCACGGACACCATCACCTTTGTCCATACCTTGTCGGGCACAAGAATCGACTATCAGGCTGACATTGAATTTTCAGGCGTTTCAAAATCCATGGAATTTCTGCTCGCCCCTGTTTTAAAATGCGCAGGGAAAAAGGCCATGGCGGGACTGAGAAAAAAACTGAATCCCGACCACGGGACCGCCCGGCACAACACCTGGTTCGCGTCGGGATCCAATATCATGGACTACCTGGCCGATCATACGATTTTATTGGGCATGCTCATGTTCACCCGGTTCGGATACGCCATTGGCAAACGGTTCTGGGCCAGGAACGATCAAATCCTCTACGGCAAAAGGGTGGTTATCACGGGTGCCACCTCGGGTATCGGCCGGGCTGCAGCAATGAAGCTTGCTGAAAAAAAGGCAGACCTGACGTTCATTGCACGCAACAGGGAAAAGGCGATCAAGGTTCAGCAGGAGATTATCGACCAGACCCAAAATCCCCATGTCGATTTTCTGCTGGCAGACCTGGGCGTAATGGCAGACATTCGCCGCGTGGCAGAGGTCCTGATCCGCAGCAGAAGCCCCATCGATATCCTGATCAACAATGCCGGTGCCTTGTTCAACCATCGTGGCGAGACCGCCGAAGGGTTTGAACGAACCTTTGCCACGGATCTGCTTGGCGTTTTTTACCTCACCCAGCTGCTAAGGACGGCGTTCACCCGGTCTGGGGCCAGGATCATCAATGTTGCCTCAGGGGGAATGTACACCCAGAAGATTGATGTTGACGATCTTCAAAACACCCATCAGCCCTATGATGGCACACGAGCCTATGCCCGGGCCAAAAGGGGAATCGTTATCCTGACCGAACTCTGGGCCGAACAATTGGCCGGTGCCAATGGGGTTGTCCACGCCATGCACCCGGGTTGGGTGGATACCCCCGGGATTAAGACGGCTTTACCGGAATTTCATTCGCTGGTCCATCCAATCCTGAGAACACCGGAACAGGGAGCTGACACCATTGTATGGCTTGCCGCATCAAAGGAAGCAGGCAAATCCTCGGGCAGATTCTGGCTGGACAGGCGGCCCCATGAAACCATTGTCTTTCCCACGACCGGTGAATCGCCAGAGGAACGGCAGGTGTTGTGGGAACGCTTAAACCGGTTAGCGGCCCAGGGTGATCTGGACGACGTCGGTGCTTTGTGTGGCAAACCCGGCCTCACAGATTGAAAAATAATAGATCCATTTTCGGAAAAATTCCCTGTCAAACCCCATACCGGTAATCTCTTTCCCATGGGACTCAAACCGTTTTCGCCAATGGGCAAGGGTCGTGGCATAATGAAGCCCCATATGGAAAATGTCTGTGACCTTGAAACCTGTCTTGTCGGACAGGGTCGTATTAAGAATCTTCAGGCATGGCAAATGGCCGCCCGGAAAAATGTGTTTTTGGATCCAGTCCCGTTCCCTGCAATACTGTTCGTATCGTTCATCTGCAATGGTGATGGCCTGGAACACCATGGTGCCGCCGGGTTTTAAAAGGGCGTTGCACTGCCTGAAATACTGCCCCAGAAATTGAGGACCCACGGCCTCGATCATTTCAATGGAAACAATCCGATCATAGACGCCCCTGGTGTGGCGGTAATCCTGGAGCAATATGGTGACCCTGTCCGTGAGTCCTGCAGCTTTTACCCGCTGGCATGCCAGGTCATACTGGGCTTTAGAAACGGTGATGCCCGTGACCCTGCAACCGGTCTGCCCTGCGACAAACACGGCAAACCCTCCCCAGCCGCAGCCGATTTCAAGCACATGGTGGTCGGGTTTGATGTCTGCCTGGTCGACAATGCGCTGCATTTTGCGGGCCTGGGCATCGGCCAGGGAATCGTCCTTTCCCAAAAAAAGACCGCACGAATAAATCATCTGCTCGTCCAGAAAAACAGCATACAGCCCATTGCTCAGGTCATAATGGGCAGCGATGTTCCCGGGGGTGTTCTTGACGGTGTTTTTGCGTCGGTCATGGGCCAGTCGCTCCTGGATCCGGGTCAGATAGGACATGATCATGTTACCATCGGAAAACCGGTCCCTGTTATCGATGAACAGCTTTAACAGGCTGACAATATCAGACGATTCCCATTCCCCTGCCGTATAGGCTTCACCCAATCCAATCTCTGCCTCAAAAACAATTCTGAAAAAAAAATTGAAATCCCGGATCTGGAGATCAGCGGTCTGGGCACTGTTTGCCTGGCCCAGTATCATTGTTCGATGATCCGGAAAAGTCAGGTGCAGGCATCCTTTTTCAATCTTTTTAAAAAGGCTAAGAACCAGCCGTTGGCAGAGGACTTCCAAAAAACTCGGGTTCTGTTTGGCTAATGTCATGGGGCTGCCGGGTACGGGTTTCTCGTAAAATGGCAGTTTTTTGTGGAAAAAGAGTTTAAATGCCTGGGAATAGATCCTGGGAACACTCAAATGGGGGGCAAAGGGGTGTTTGAGCAGGGTCGTTATATGATTGCGACAGGTCAAAGGTATGGCATGGGCGCGCAATATCGCCTCCATGATTTTTTTTTCCTGCTGAACGAGTTCAATCCGGATTTCCAGGCGGTCACCAGGTGCTGAAAAATAAAACTGGTAATGGCCCTCAATCGTATTGAACGGGGACACATGGAACACCTTGGTTGCCTGGTAACGTGCAAACCACTGATTTGAAGCACTGGTATTTTGGATCAACACATAGGGGTGGCGTTCGCCAAAGGTATTGTTAACCTCCGCGATAATGGCGATCAGCAGATTCTCCCTTGAAAAACAATAATAAAAATTCACCGGATTAAACACATAATTAAAATATCTGGCCGAAGTGATCATCATCACCGAAGCAATGGGTTCGTGGATGTTGTGCTCGTCCAGCAGGCGGGCAATTTTTTGTCCCATGGCCATGGTGCCCGGATACAGGTAATCCCTGTCATGGATGGATGTGATGCCAACCCGGTTATACCCAAACAACGGGTACCTGCGATTTAACCTGGGCAGGTCGTCCAGGTCAAACCCAAACATGTAAATGGGATAGGATAGCTCATGGACCAAGGGCAGATGGCGACGATGTTCGATGGTGCCGATGTAAATTCTTGAATTCATAGCGCTACCCCGAATTTTTCTGCCACCTGGACGGCGGACCTTACCCCGTCTTCATGGAACCCGTATCCAAAATAGCTGCCACAGAAAAAGGTATGCTGATTTTCGTTCAACCCGGGCAGGTCTTTCTGGGAGTTGAACGCGGCAAACGAATATTGCGGGTGGGTATAATCCATCTCCTTGATCACATGGTCATGGGGTATGGGTTCCCTGGGATTGAGCGTGACAAAATAGGACCTTTGTGTGTCAAGTTTCTGCAGCCGTGTCATGTCATAACTGACAGTGACAGGGGAGGTCACATCCCATGGGGTATGCCGGGTGTAATTCCAGCTGGCCCAGGCCCTTGGGTTCGGGGGCATCACGCCTTTGTCCGTGTGCAGAAAGGTTTGGTTGTGGGAGTAGGTCCAGACACCGAGCAATTTTTTTTCCAGGTCGGTGGGGGAATCCAGCAGGTCCAGGGCCTGGTCTGCATGGGTTGCAAGGATAACGGCATCAAAAGTTTGGGGTTCTTGATCCTCAAAGTAAAGCGTTGGTTTAAATCCGGTCCTTGTGATGGACACAATTTTAGACGAGGCAAGGGCCCTACCTTTAAACGATTTTAAAAAGGCCTTTACATAGGTGTGACTGCCGCCCTTGACAAAATACCATGGTGGATGGCCGCTTATGCCTAGCAAACCATGATTTTCATAAAATTGGGCAAATGTGCGAACCGGAAACCGGCCCATCTGAAAGTCTGATCCAGACCATATGGCGGCGGCCATGGGAAAAATAAACTGGTAAATCACCTCTTGATGCAGTCCGTTGGCCTTCACATAGTCGGCCAGGGTAATATCGTCGAGACGATCCGTTAAATACGCCTTGCGCAGTGTGCTTAAAAATCGAATCATTTCATAGACAAATCGAAGATACACGGGCTTAAACAGATTTGACCGCTGGGCAAACAAGGTGTTCGGGTTCCGGCTGGCATAGTAAAGCCCTGTATGTCTGCAATAATAACTGAACGCCATTTCCGTGGGACATTTTTCAACACCCAGCTGGTTTAAAAATTCAATAAAATTGGGGTAGGTCCTTTGGTTGAGTACAATAAAACCCGTGTCCACGGGCAACCCCTTGTCCGGGCCATGGGGGATCTCAACCGTGTGGGTATGTCCGCCAAAATAGTCATTCTTTTCAAACAGAGTGACCTTGTGGCGGTGTTGAAGAAGATATGCCGCACAGATGCCCGAGATACCCGATCCAACAACGGCAACGTTCAGATCTTTCCTGTCTTTTAAGTCCATGGCATCGATCCTTTTGTTCAAAAAGTTGTAAAGCGCTTTGTGCAAATTCAATTTTCAGCAACAAGCAGGCATGATCCACGCCGTAAAAGAATACAGGACCTCTGATCATTTTGGAAATACTAAATAAATTTCCATTGATAAATCACGCAAAATTTATTTTACCCATTGCATTCAACTGCTGTGGCATTGGTATTACAAAGGTCTTTCCCCCTCTTCCCGCCAGTATTCTGCTGCCATGGCAGCAACATCTTCCAGCAGGGTAAAGGTGGCCATCTCCCCTGTTGCGATTTCAAAACCGGTGAAATCACTTCTGAACCATGGTGCGTAGCTCGACCTTGCCGTGAGGGAAACCTTCAGGTGAGGGTTATTTTTTTTATCTTCAGTGGATATCAGTGCAAGGTTATAGACATTGCGGTTAAAGCTTTCCAAAGAGACACGTTGTGCCTGAAAAATATCCACCACAACCGTAGAAAAAAACGCCTGCCAACCCTCCCCTTTTTTAATATTTGTTGCGTCAGTAAAACCGACATAGCAGTTACAAAAAACAACAAAATTGAAACTTATTCGATCAATAGATTCAAAACTGTAATTAATCAGAATGGGCCTTGTTTTATCATCAAGTAAAATAAACCTTAAAATCAGTATGTTATATTATTTCTGCATGTGTGGTGCATTCAATGCATTAACAGAGATTAAGTTTATCTTGCATACAACAACATTTAAACATTGGAGCAATATTATAACTGAAAAAGCAATTCCCTATTCCCTTAACCACTACCTGGGGTACAATTCATGAAAGAAGTAAAAACAGAGTACGGCGTTATTAAGGATTATTTAAATCTTGAGATGCATGATTCCAGCCTGCCAGCCTCGTTAATGATTACCGGCTACACTGAAATCAAAACACCTTACGGTATACTGGTTCCCCAATATGAAGTGGAAGACTTCGGCAGAATGGAACATAAATATGTCCTTTTTTATCCAAGCGGAACGCTGCGAAAAGTGCCGCTGCAGGAGAAACAGGATATTGATACCAACTATGGGAAAATTGCTGCGGAGATGCTGCTGTTTTACAAGGATGGCTCGCTGAAGAAGCTCTTCCCGCTCACGGGTAAACTGAGCGGTTTCTGGACGGAAGAAAATGAGTTTGCCCTTGCCGAGGACCTTACCCTGAAGCTTCCAACGGGTGAGATAACGGCCAAAATGATCAGCCTTGGCTTTCATAATTCGGGAAACATACGGAGCATTACGTTTTGGCCGGGTGAAATTATTTCAATCAATACAGCCTTCGGAAACATTGAAACCAGAACGGGAATTTCTTTTTACGATGACGGCGGGATAAAAAGTCTGGAACCGGCACTCCCGACCGCCGTCGAAACCTCCATCGGAACATTGCAGGCGTTTGACAATGATCCAGACGGCATCTCCGGCGACCTTAATTCCCTTTGCTTTGATCAGGAAGGACACGTTTCTGCGTTATGCACGACCTCCAGCCGGGTGATTGTAACAGTTGATTTTGAAACCCAGAAAACATATGAGCCGATGGAAAAAGAGAGCTTATGTTCTGAATCGGTCAAAGTTGCGGTACCGTTACAGATCCAATTCATCAGCGGCAAGGTGCGTTTCAATAAGAATCCGAATGACGAATATGACATTGCAACCTGCTCGTTTAAAGTCGAGAAATATATCACGGACCTGGCCATACCGACCTACGAATGCAGCTAATTTAAATCGTTTCCATCTGTCCGGCCCTTCCCCTGCCTGGGGCAGGGCCGGTGGGACATAAAGTAGTGATCAACCAGGAGACCATGTCTTCCAGAAAAAAAGCGTTACAACGTTGATTCCGCCCCTTCCTGCCAGTACTCTGCTGCCATGGCAGCAACATCTTCGGGCAGGA
Coding sequences:
- a CDS encoding ADP-ribosylglycohydrolase family protein; this translates as MNKTPGFEDRVKGALYGLFIGDALAMPVHWYYDTRKLARDYGQVKNYMAPRNPHPDSILWRSSYSPQNKSADILHDQSQYWGQRGIHYHQFLKAGENTLNLKLAGELLKLLQFQGAYDPEEWLTRLAAYMTTPGNHNDTYVEEYLRYFFTQYGQGCDPMACGRKDENHIGGLSLMLPIAIVFARDMAYAEQIALGHLGLTHGGPAMENGGKMMAHIILDLLQGRELGRAVFDHYQNETGREIKPALQSLFDFPDQIVVGRHFSSACYMDQSIPATLYLALKYCQDPEQALIANTMCGGDNAGRGSVLGAILGAANGFTCWPNRWITGLRHPPAIVSLNPPG
- a CDS encoding SDR family NAD(P)-dependent oxidoreductase, translating into MIILKESIHVNRPIESVFQYTSDFANIQEWDPGVISSVNPNPGDPQVGSVYDLVLKFGPFRPKMVYGVTALDPQARVVLNGKGDNFNATDTITFVHTLSGTRIDYQADIEFSGVSKSMEFLLAPVLKCAGKKAMAGLRKKLNPDHGTARHNTWFASGSNIMDYLADHTILLGMLMFTRFGYAIGKRFWARNDQILYGKRVVITGATSGIGRAAAMKLAEKKADLTFIARNREKAIKVQQEIIDQTQNPHVDFLLADLGVMADIRRVAEVLIRSRSPIDILINNAGALFNHRGETAEGFERTFATDLLGVFYLTQLLRTAFTRSGARIINVASGGMYTQKIDVDDLQNTHQPYDGTRAYARAKRGIVILTELWAEQLAGANGVVHAMHPGWVDTPGIKTALPEFHSLVHPILRTPEQGADTIVWLAASKEAGKSSGRFWLDRRPHETIVFPTTGESPEERQVLWERLNRLAAQGDLDDVGALCGKPGLTD
- a CDS encoding DUF1365 family protein — its product is MNSRIYIGTIEHRRHLPLVHELSYPIYMFGFDLDDLPRLNRRYPLFGYNRVGITSIHDRDYLYPGTMAMGQKIARLLDEHNIHEPIASVMMITSARYFNYVFNPVNFYYCFSRENLLIAIIAEVNNTFGERHPYVLIQNTSASNQWFARYQATKVFHVSPFNTIEGHYQFYFSAPGDRLEIRIELVQQEKKIMEAILRAHAIPLTCRNHITTLLKHPFAPHLSVPRIYSQAFKLFFHKKLPFYEKPVPGSPMTLAKQNPSFLEVLCQRLVLSLFKKIEKGCLHLTFPDHRTMILGQANSAQTADLQIRDFNFFFRIVFEAEIGLGEAYTAGEWESSDIVSLLKLFIDNRDRFSDGNMIMSYLTRIQERLAHDRRKNTVKNTPGNIAAHYDLSNGLYAVFLDEQMIYSCGLFLGKDDSLADAQARKMQRIVDQADIKPDHHVLEIGCGWGGFAVFVAGQTGCRVTGITVSKAQYDLACQRVKAAGLTDRVTILLQDYRHTRGVYDRIVSIEMIEAVGPQFLGQYFRQCNALLKPGGTMVFQAITIADERYEQYCRERDWIQKHIFPGGHLPCLKILNTTLSDKTGFKVTDIFHMGLHYATTLAHWRKRFESHGKEITGMGFDREFFRKWIYYFSICEAGFATQSTDVVQITLGR
- the uvsE gene encoding UV DNA damage repair endonuclease UvsE encodes the protein MMATLFNPDRIDKNPRTLKMIRFGLCCIFKEQPIKFRRTTATYLSKSSDREQKQRLSEICLINAENLLKALEFCHRNRIGGFRINSQILPLKTHPDVGYDILDLPGSDDIVQAFKACGEFSLKNDIRTTFHPDQFIILSSPNPDVVKRSIADLEYQAQVAQWVNADVINIHAGGVYGDKPSAVQRLVHTIETLSDPVRQRLTLENDDRSYSPRDLLPMCREMNIPLVYDVHHHRCLSDDLSIEEATERCLSTWNREPLFHISSPRDGWNASDTRKHHDFIDINDLPPLWLSMDITVEVEAKAKEVAIRKLMADLNMI
- a CDS encoding peroxiredoxin-like family protein, producing the protein MEKDPFSTDDLGGLFVLNEQNDPVKVSDFWRERTAVLVFVRHFGUVFCRQQVAELATQANRFKDKGAALVVIGSGDPRYFKQFREITGYGGQLFSDPSLEAFSVLNFSSSITGFMSINSMFKAVSALANGHRQGSVQGSTMQLGGAVVITPSGIVRYYFAGKKAGDHPPVDGLIRAIDS
- a CDS encoding pyridoxamine 5'-phosphate oxidase family protein — translated: MTLKDYFEKTAGTGVLSTADSKGNINTAVYSRPHFTEDDKLAFIMRDRLSHRNLGSNPHAAYLFMEEGPGYKGKRLYLRMVREEKNADQIEALQRRKYAKEVNEDRFLVFFELVKERPLVGDDNDGQ
- a CDS encoding NAD(P)/FAD-dependent oxidoreductase; this translates as MNKRIDAMDLKDRKDLNVAVVGSGISGICAAYLLQHRHKVTLFEKNDYFGGHTHTVEIPHGPDKGLPVDTGFIVLNQRTYPNFIEFLNQLGVEKCPTEMAFSYYCRHTGLYYASRNPNTLFAQRSNLFKPVYLRFVYEMIRFLSTLRKAYLTDRLDDITLADYVKANGLHQEVIYQFIFPMAAAIWSGSDFQMGRFPVRTFAQFYENHGLLGISGHPPWYFVKGGSHTYVKAFLKSFKGRALASSKIVSITRTGFKPTLYFEDQEPQTFDAVILATHADQALDLLDSPTDLEKKLLGVWTYSHNQTFLHTDKGVMPPNPRAWASWNYTRHTPWDVTSPVTVSYDMTRLQKLDTQRSYFVTLNPREPIPHDHVIKEMDYTHPQYSFAAFNSQKDLPGLNENQHTFFCGSYFGYGFHEDGVRSAVQVAEKFGVAL